Proteins encoded by one window of Paroedura picta isolate Pp20150507F chromosome 11, Ppicta_v3.0, whole genome shotgun sequence:
- the CLEC3B gene encoding tetranectin isoform X1, whose translation MQGKNLEWFRGQAFLVKARVQKAAQISFCFTHLESESSSSSRMVFRAACLIVCLFSVVQITTQQNIKLKKKPENKKDVGSLKMIEELKEKLDNISQEVALLKEKQALQTVCLKGTKINLKCVLLFPDAKTYHEASEDCISQGGTLSTPQTGDENDALYDYMRKSLGSEVDIWLGVNDMAVEGRWVDMTGNSIAYKNWETEITTQPDGGKLENCAALSGVAIGKWFDKRCRDKLPYVCQFMIV comes from the exons ATGCAAGGGAAGAATCTGGAATGGTTTCGTGGCCAGGCATTTTTGGTTAAAGCCCGTGTTCAGAAGGCAGCCCAAATCAGCTTTTGTTTCACTCATTTGGAGagcgagagcagcagcagcagcaggatggTGTTTCGTGCAGCCTGCCTGATTGTGTGCCTTTTTAGTGTGGTCCAGATAACAACCCAGCAGAACATCAAGTTAAAGAAGAAGCCAGAGAATAAGAAGG ATGTGGGGAGCCTTAAAATGATCGAAGAGCTGAAGGAGAAGCTGGACAACATCTCCCAGGAGGTGGCTCTTCTCAAAGAAAAACAAGCACTTCAGACAG TTTGTCTGAAAGGCACCAAGATCAATCTAAAGTGCGTCCTGCTTTTCCCCGATGCAAAGACCTACCACGAAGCCAGTGAAGACTGCATCTCTCAAGGCGGCACACTGAGTACCCCACAGACGGGAGATGAAAATGATGCCCTCTACGACTACATGAGGAAGAGCCTTGGGTCGGAAGTGGACATCTGGCTTGGCGTTAACGACATGGCCGTAGAAGGAAGATGGGTGGACATGACAGGCAACAGTATTGCCTACAAGAACTGGGAAACTGAGATCACCACCCAGCCCGATGGCGGGAAGTTGGAAAACTGTGCGGCCTTATCCGGGGTCGCCATTGGCAAGTGGTTTGACAAGAGGTGCAGAGATAAATTGCCTTACGTGTGTCAGTTCATGATAGTCtaa
- the CLEC3B gene encoding tetranectin isoform X3, whose protein sequence is MIEELKEKLDNISQEVALLKEKQALQTVCLKGTKINLKCVLLFPDAKTYHEASEDCISQGGTLSTPQTGDENDALYDYMRKSLGSEVDIWLGVNDMAVEGRWVDMTGNSIAYKNWETEITTQPDGGKLENCAALSGVAIGKWFDKRCRDKLPYVCQFMIV, encoded by the exons ATGATCGAAGAGCTGAAGGAGAAGCTGGACAACATCTCCCAGGAGGTGGCTCTTCTCAAAGAAAAACAAGCACTTCAGACAG TTTGTCTGAAAGGCACCAAGATCAATCTAAAGTGCGTCCTGCTTTTCCCCGATGCAAAGACCTACCACGAAGCCAGTGAAGACTGCATCTCTCAAGGCGGCACACTGAGTACCCCACAGACGGGAGATGAAAATGATGCCCTCTACGACTACATGAGGAAGAGCCTTGGGTCGGAAGTGGACATCTGGCTTGGCGTTAACGACATGGCCGTAGAAGGAAGATGGGTGGACATGACAGGCAACAGTATTGCCTACAAGAACTGGGAAACTGAGATCACCACCCAGCCCGATGGCGGGAAGTTGGAAAACTGTGCGGCCTTATCCGGGGTCGCCATTGGCAAGTGGTTTGACAAGAGGTGCAGAGATAAATTGCCTTACGTGTGTCAGTTCATGATAGTCtaa
- the CLEC3B gene encoding tetranectin isoform X2, whose protein sequence is MQGKNLEWFRGQAFLVKARVQKAAQISFCFTHLESESSSSSRMVFRAACLIVCLFSVVQITTQQNIKLKKKPENKKDVGSLKMIEELKEKLDNISQEVALLKEKQALQTVCLKGTKINLKCVLLFPDAKTYHEASEDCISQGGTLSTPQTGDENDALYDYMRKSLGSEVDIWLGVNDMAVEGRWVDMTGNSIAYKNWETEITTQPDGGKLENCAALSGVAIGKWFDKSKIVDRHPPT, encoded by the exons ATGCAAGGGAAGAATCTGGAATGGTTTCGTGGCCAGGCATTTTTGGTTAAAGCCCGTGTTCAGAAGGCAGCCCAAATCAGCTTTTGTTTCACTCATTTGGAGagcgagagcagcagcagcagcaggatggTGTTTCGTGCAGCCTGCCTGATTGTGTGCCTTTTTAGTGTGGTCCAGATAACAACCCAGCAGAACATCAAGTTAAAGAAGAAGCCAGAGAATAAGAAGG ATGTGGGGAGCCTTAAAATGATCGAAGAGCTGAAGGAGAAGCTGGACAACATCTCCCAGGAGGTGGCTCTTCTCAAAGAAAAACAAGCACTTCAGACAG TTTGTCTGAAAGGCACCAAGATCAATCTAAAGTGCGTCCTGCTTTTCCCCGATGCAAAGACCTACCACGAAGCCAGTGAAGACTGCATCTCTCAAGGCGGCACACTGAGTACCCCACAGACGGGAGATGAAAATGATGCCCTCTACGACTACATGAGGAAGAGCCTTGGGTCGGAAGTGGACATCTGGCTTGGCGTTAACGACATGGCCGTAGAAGGAAGATGGGTGGACATGACAGGCAACAGTATTGCCTACAAGAACTGGGAAACTGAGATCACCACCCAGCCCGATGGCGGGAAGTTGGAAAACTGTGCGGCCTTATCCGGGGTCGCCATTGGCAAGTGGTTTGACAAGAG TAAAATAGTTGACCGACATCCACCTACCTAG